Within the Telopea speciosissima isolate NSW1024214 ecotype Mountain lineage chromosome 4, Tspe_v1, whole genome shotgun sequence genome, the region ttaatttttaatgccctaccgacttatgacatcaaatgtccaaTATAAATACGAGGCATACTatagccgaaaaaataccaagtctcaaacctccgtactaatcatataaaaacctaaatgttggctccaattttttcgggtggcattggatgtttgggggcttcagggactgaccagtgtgcaataagttgatgctttttatttgatgaatagGTATtaatgtctacctgaattgaagcctttatgtgatagtgttcggaggtttttccttaaaaaaaaaagtttctttcGAATCTcgccgacgagatgctaataatttggactacatcaattaatttggaatttactttgacttttaatgtcctatcgacttatgactataaatgtagcatataaatATACGAAGCATACCATGgtcgaaaaaatacaaaatctcaaacctccgtactaatcatataaaaacttaagtGCTGGCttcaattttcctaggtggcattgggtgtttgggggctccaggggctgaccagtgtgtaataagttgatgcttttgatttgatgaagaggtattcatgtctacctgaattgaagcatttgtgtgacagtgtttgatttatgaaaaaaatttctttcgtatctcgtcggtgagatgtacatcttaccggcaagatgctaataatttggactacatcacttaatttggaatttactttgacttttaatgccctaccgacttataacattAAATGTAATATATTAAATGTACAAGGCATATATatcatggccgaaaaaataccaagtctcaaacattcgtactaatcatataaaaacctaaatgttggcccaaattttcctgggtggtattggttgtttggaggctctaggggctgaccattATGCAATaagtttatgttttttatttgatgaaaaggtatttatgtctacctgaattgaagcttttgtatGACAGTGTTTAGACGTGTtgggcttctaaaaaaaaattcttttgtatctcaccggtaagatacctaaatgctggccctaATTTTTCTGGGTGGTATTGGATGTTTGAGGGCTGTAaaggctgaccagtgtgcaataaattgatgcttttgatttgatgaagatgtattcatgtctacctgaattgaagtctttgAATGATCTAGGGATCTAAATCCGATAAACAACACAAATTATGTATAAATCCCatgaaaataccaaaaattttttttcctgataaAAGGGTTAGTCGTAGTCTTTTACGGTTTTTATCCCTTTGTTTTTTAGGCATATTTATTAAACATTTGTcctgtttttttcattttagatCGATTATTATACATTGTATGTGAGAAAGAATGCCATCAAGCTACTTGAACCAAATTGAAACGACCTTGATCTGAATGAGGTTGGCTTCAGATTGAGAAATCATGAGCCCAAAATCGGCTCAAACctaggctataaccaaatccaaACTAGGTCGAGACCGACACAAACtataaaccaaaccaaaattgaactttTCTTATGTGTTGAGTTTCAGATTCATCACTCCCAAAATGGAACTGGCGCGAACTAATTGAATCAATTGGTGTTTGGTTTCGGGCAAACAACCGAACCCACGAACCAACAAAGAGGCAAAATGATGGCCTCACACTGTGAAATGTGGAAATCCCACCCATGTTGATGTTCACGCATGCTCCATATTGTATATATATCATGGTTCAAGGTATCGGTATTTTCGATACCAATTATCCAATTTCAATACCTAATTGATATAGTACTAATGTATTGGCATGTATTGAACGCAAAATGGTCCAAAcatggaatttttttccttcacaAAATGAGGGCAAAGTTGTCCAATACAAATTGTGTCAGCTGTCCGTGGTATTTATAAACTACAAAGGGAGAGGGAGTGGTCCTGATGGTTAGCGGTGTCAACCGAttggtttggtctggtttcAGTTGCTACTAAAACAAGTCAAAGGGAACCAATAAGGGAAAGATTGGTTTCGCTTTCCGTATTTTGGTTATTATCAATTTGGTTTCAGGTTCGATTTCAATTTCTAAAacataaaacctaaaacccaaaccaaaacgAATACTTGGTTCAGTTCAAGATGAACCGGTCAATATCGGCCTCGAATTTCTGAGTCCGCTCGTATTGTTTGCGAAGAACCGCCGTATACAAATTTTTTGCGTGTGCCCGCCAACGCAACCCAACGCTTAatttgaaagagagggaaaattttgggaaaagagaaacccatcaaagcaaggaaaaaccaaaaaagcccCTCGacaaatatgagaaaaaaaaaaaaggggacagGTGTAAgtagagaaaaagaaggggaagaggTGAGGAGGTGAGAACCACAACCACCCACAATAAAATCATCCTCTCCTTCACTGCTTCCTTTCTGAGTCtttctgtctctctttctctgcttCTACCTGCAGAGACTGAAAGGCTAAAACTGAAGAAGGGCGGAGAGAgcgagaaggagaagagacgAATGTGTGTGTGTTAAAGATCAAATCATCAAACTCAAAATCTCTTCTCTGTAGagttatttcttcattttctgtacttctttttggtgaataatgaaGTAATGAGCAAAGCCCTCAACCTCTTCTTCTCAAGAAGAAGATGGctcagcaacaacaacaacaacaacaacaacaacaacaaccacagTTTGAATCCAACCCTTTATTCGACTCTCTCTACTGTGAAGAAGAGcgttgggaggaagaagatggggcaAAGGAGGAGGAACAGCTAGACGATGTAGAGAACGAGAGGAGCAACAGCTCTTGTCTCTTCCCTCTTCTGCTACTGGAACAAGAACTGTTTTGGGAAGACGATGAGCTCGTTTGTCTTTTCTCCAAAGAAAAGCAGGCCCATCTCAGCATCGACCCTGCCTTGTCCTCTGCTCGTAGAGAGGTGGTGGAGTGGATGCTGAGGGTCATCGCCCATTATGCCTTTTGTCCCCTCACTGCCGTTCTCGCCGTCAACTACCTCGATAGATTCCTCTCCAGCTTACATTTCCAGTGGGATAAGCCTTGGATGGCTCAACTCTCCGCCGTCGCTTGTCTCTCCCTCGCCGCCAAAGTAGAGGAAACCCAAGTCCCTCTCCTCTTGGACCTGCAAGTACGTACTTTCAATTTCCCAACCCGACAATGTCTTAAAGCTCTCGTTGTTTTTCTGTTCATATTACAGATTTAACGATAATAACAACAATCTCTTTTGATCAGGTGGAAGAATCCAAGTATGTGTTCGAGGCCAAAACGATTCAGAGGATGGAGCTTCTGGTGCTCTCCACACTCCAGTGGAAGATGAATCCCGTGACCCCACTTTCGTTCCTCGACCACATAATAAGGAGGCTTGGATTGAAGAACCACCTCCATTGGGAGTTCCTCCGCCGGTGCGAGCGTCTCCTACTCTCCCTCCTCGCCGGTAAGCATCCAAACGACAAAATCTTTGCCTTAACCAGGATGAATGTTTCTCTCCGTTGTCATCTATTTTCTTATTCTCTGCACTTGGGTTCCCATCTAGATTCGAGATTTGTTCGTTACCTTCCTTCTGTATTGGCTGCTGCGACAATGCTGCACGTTATCGATCAGGTTGAGCCCGATAATCCGATCGAATACCAGAATCAGCTCATGGGTGTGCTCAAGATCAGTAAGGTCTGTAAAATTCGTTCTCTGTTCTAGTATTTTCCAAGATTGGATAGTGAGCACGGAACAATGGCTCCCATTAATAATATTCTGATccaaattatgtttttttttttgtttattaattgAAATCACAGGACGAGGTGGATGACTGCTATGAACTCATCGTGGAGTTGAACTCAGGCCACCGTGGATGCGGCCAGAAACGCAagtacgaatcgatacctggtAGCCCAAACGGTGTCATTGATGTTAATTTCAGTTGCGATAGCCCCAACGATTCGTGGGCTGTGGCATCATCGGTTACTTCGTCGCCGGAACCTTTGCTGAAAAGGAGAAGAGCACAGGAGCAGCAGATGCGAGTGCCTACGCTTAGCCGTGTGTTTGTGGATGTGCTCGGGAGCCCTCGTTAGAGAAGAATGATCTTCTCTGTCCTGAATTTCCAATTTTATCATCTTTTATCACTCTCTGCCTAATCTCCCATCACCACCATTCACTACCAGTGAACTCTTAGCCACTCCATGTTGTGAAACATTCTCTATTCATAAGTATTTATGTTCCAAGTTAAATTGCAGGTCATCTCTGCGGTTCCATCCAAAAACCCAGTTCGAAAAACCAGATCTGAATATATCTGTGTGATTGAAAATCAGAGATGgctggcattgtagtactctACTCTCCAGCAAAAGAAACAGTAACGAGGACTATTTGCACGTATATATTACATAAATTATAATGGGTTTTCCTTCCCagtctctttcttcctctctcaagACAACTCAACTCAACACAACCATTTGATTAGCTTTATCTATACTTGTTTGGAATTCTGTCTCATCAACTTGATCGATTCAGATGTGGAATGACGGATAAAGGTAACAATGGAGCTATTCAAGAATCATATACTAGATTTTTCTTCTGGGTCTGATTGATCATGGttgaacagagagagagagagagagagagagagagagagagagagagagagagatgtttggaaaagaaagaagaaaatggaggggaaatccagaagaagaaatccagaAGAAAGAGAGCATGTGAAGGGTGGAACAAGCTGTCGGCCAGTGGGGTTATAgagtttgggattatttgggggggTTTGACCTCGTTGGGAGAGAGCTCCTCTTAATCCTTAATTATCTTATAATTTAAGTTCTGTGTTGGCTGTTGCTTTGCTGGGAAATGACCGTAGCCAACCAgaccaccaccagcacca harbors:
- the LOC122660589 gene encoding cyclin-D3-2-like encodes the protein MAQQQQQQQQQQQQPQFESNPLFDSLYCEEERWEEEDGAKEEEQLDDVENERSNSSCLFPLLLLEQELFWEDDELVCLFSKEKQAHLSIDPALSSARREVVEWMLRVIAHYAFCPLTAVLAVNYLDRFLSSLHFQWDKPWMAQLSAVACLSLAAKVEETQVPLLLDLQVEESKYVFEAKTIQRMELLVLSTLQWKMNPVTPLSFLDHIIRRLGLKNHLHWEFLRRCERLLLSLLADSRFVRYLPSVLAAATMLHVIDQVEPDNPIEYQNQLMGVLKISKDEVDDCYELIVELNSGHRGCGQKRKYESIPGSPNGVIDVNFSCDSPNDSWAVASSVTSSPEPLLKRRRAQEQQMRVPTLSRVFVDVLGSPR